The following proteins are co-located in the Siansivirga zeaxanthinifaciens CC-SAMT-1 genome:
- a CDS encoding PKD domain-containing protein: MKTIQFLSRFLMLGIILISTGCADDDKFVAYVPTSEDAAFSFTFSEENPNEVIFTPNTQVKTWYVHWDFGDNSSSEDYETRKIFLRKGDYDVRFKIFTDGGVAESIQTIVINQDFQGPNVLLNGEFNGSDYWTILPISDNVDVNFTGDKAVWTGGNWGQVGIYQPVHVEANVPYQIDMEVSGSGLTDSWYEVYIGSDIPMPGQDYADGGIRLGLNTWSGCGNEPFNGLLTEISCVGEGDGLVTFNTTGTVYFVIRGGGADYGTGLSLDNVSITPLLPGIERTDPLFPPIASFTVVKSGLEATFTDTSFFGESYLWDFGDGIGTSTEKNPTYTYAEEGTYTVKLKVSNADGSDEALKDLTFGASLNLINNGTFSDDSGWTIVNHYEAANTNGIVTIAGGVAKFNETTNSDWKHMGIYTAVELEPGTYQFDMDMTYSGINDLWGEVYLGATAPVQNADYTGDKYVLKAYNAWDCGGIKTYSGSAIASGCDGANNPGQFEITSAGTYYILFRTGGRTYGTSGVVIDNMSILKI, translated from the coding sequence ATGAAAACAATACAATTTTTAAGCAGGTTTTTAATGCTAGGAATTATTTTAATTTCTACAGGCTGTGCTGATGATGATAAGTTTGTAGCTTATGTACCTACAAGTGAAGACGCAGCATTTTCGTTTACATTTAGTGAGGAAAATCCAAATGAAGTTATATTTACTCCGAATACACAGGTTAAAACTTGGTATGTACATTGGGACTTCGGGGATAATTCTTCATCAGAAGACTATGAAACGCGTAAAATATTTTTAAGAAAGGGTGATTATGATGTAAGATTTAAAATTTTTACAGATGGAGGTGTAGCTGAATCTATTCAAACTATAGTAATTAATCAAGATTTCCAAGGGCCTAATGTTTTATTAAACGGAGAATTTAATGGTAGTGACTATTGGACTATTTTACCAATATCAGACAATGTTGATGTAAACTTTACAGGAGATAAAGCAGTTTGGACAGGCGGAAATTGGGGACAAGTAGGAATCTATCAACCAGTGCATGTTGAAGCAAATGTGCCTTACCAAATTGATATGGAAGTTTCAGGAAGTGGACTGACAGATTCTTGGTATGAAGTATATATTGGATCTGATATTCCAATGCCAGGGCAAGATTATGCTGATGGAGGTATTCGATTGGGATTGAATACATGGTCAGGATGTGGTAATGAACCTTTCAATGGTTTACTCACTGAAATTAGTTGTGTTGGTGAAGGAGATGGACTGGTTACATTTAATACTACAGGAACCGTCTATTTTGTTATTAGAGGAGGAGGTGCTGATTATGGTACTGGTCTTTCTTTAGATAATGTTTCTATAACACCGTTGTTGCCTGGTATTGAGCGAACAGACCCTTTGTTTCCTCCTATTGCAAGCTTTACCGTTGTTAAATCTGGTCTTGAAGCAACTTTTACAGATACATCTTTTTTCGGCGAATCTTATTTATGGGATTTTGGTGATGGTATAGGGACTTCTACTGAAAAGAATCCTACTTATACCTATGCTGAAGAAGGTACATATACAGTTAAATTAAAAGTTTCTAATGCAGATGGCTCTGATGAAGCTTTGAAAGATCTAACCTTTGGAGCTTCGCTTAATCTTATTAATAATGGAACTTTTAGTGACGATTCTGGATGGACCATTGTAAATCATTACGAAGCCGCTAACACAAATGGTATTGTAACCATTGCCGGTGGCGTAGCTAAGTTTAATGAAACAACAAATTCAGACTGGAAACATATGGGAATTTACACAGCTGTGGAGTTAGAACCAGGAACCTATCAGTTTGATATGGATATGACATATTCTGGAATTAATGACCTATGGGGTGAAGTATATCTTGGAGCAACAGCTCCTGTTCAAAACGCAGATTACACAGGTGACAAATATGTTTTAAAAGCATATAATGCCTGGGATTGCGGTGGCATTAAAACCTATTCAGGTTCTGCCATTGCATCTGGTTGTGATGGGGCTAATAACCCGGGGCAATTTGAAATTACTTCTGCAGGAACCTACTATATATTATTTAGAACAGGTGGTCGAACTTATGGAACTAGTGGGGTAGTTATAGATAATATGTCCATATTAAAAATTTAA